In Sphingobacterium thalpophilum, a genomic segment contains:
- a CDS encoding cold-shock protein produces the protein MQQGTVKFFNDTKGFGFITPTDGGQDVFVHSSGLINHVRENDTVTFDLENGKKGINAVNVRIA, from the coding sequence ATGCAACAAGGAACAGTAAAATTCTTTAATGACACCAAAGGTTTTGGTTTTATTACACCAACAGATGGCGGTCAAGATGTTTTCGTACACTCGTCAGGTTTAATCAATCATGTACGTGAAAACGATACTGTAACATTCGATCTAGAGAACGGTAAAAAGGGCATTAACGCAGTTAATGTGCGAATAGCATAA
- a CDS encoding response regulator, with the protein MTKKKAIVIQDNEDILNIMDEVLVDEGFDVIPSLTTEPIEELADIDPDILIVDDHIKGSKKGSEVIKELKTDPDTEELPSVLTSTANDIAKVAADCKADDFIQKPFDLDHMVDVVKRNS; encoded by the coding sequence ATGACGAAAAAGAAGGCTATAGTTATTCAAGATAATGAAGATATCTTGAATATCATGGATGAGGTCTTAGTTGATGAGGGTTTTGATGTGATCCCATCGCTTACAACTGAACCAATAGAAGAGCTTGCAGATATTGATCCCGACATTCTTATTGTGGATGACCATATTAAAGGAAGTAAAAAAGGATCCGAAGTGATCAAAGAACTCAAAACTGATCCAGATACCGAAGAGCTTCCATCTGTCCTGACATCGACAGCCAACGATATTGCGAAAGTTGCAGCGGACTGTAAAGCCGACGATTTTATTCAAAAACCCTTTGATTTAGATCATATGGTCGATGTGGTTAAAAGAAATAGTTAA
- a CDS encoding glycoside hydrolase family 105 protein has protein sequence MIKKIFLFLLFLPVQFLSAQTDLANFPAGADPKEVGHRIAHRFIAGKHMLHAGKWISYPETFYWTGAINYAHLMGDQQLMQAMKERFTKLTVSEPQLLPIKNHVDLNMFGSLPLRLYQLTKEKSYLDLGLPYADTQWELPQNASQEGKAWAEKGYSWQTRLWIDDMYMITIVQAAAFKATGKAEYLDRAAREMVLYLDELQRPNGLFYHAPDVPYYWGRGNGWMAAGMTELLRMLPKDHPSRPRILKGYLTMMKSLKKQQRKSGMWNQLIDEADCWAETSGSAMFAYAIISGVKQGWLSDNQYGPVARRAWLALAKYVDDQGAVSEICVGTNKKNDKQYYYDRPRHTGDYHGQAAYMWCINALLEGSTP, from the coding sequence ATGATCAAGAAAATCTTTTTGTTTTTATTGTTTCTCCCGGTTCAATTTTTAAGTGCACAGACAGACCTGGCAAATTTTCCTGCTGGGGCGGATCCCAAGGAGGTCGGCCATCGCATTGCACACCGCTTTATCGCGGGCAAACATATGCTGCATGCAGGGAAATGGATCAGTTATCCCGAGACCTTCTATTGGACGGGAGCCATTAATTACGCCCATTTAATGGGCGATCAGCAGTTGATGCAGGCTATGAAAGAGCGATTCACCAAATTAACAGTAAGTGAGCCGCAGCTGCTGCCTATTAAAAACCATGTCGATTTGAATATGTTTGGCAGCCTGCCTTTGCGGCTTTACCAGCTGACCAAAGAGAAAAGCTATCTCGACCTGGGCTTGCCCTATGCCGATACGCAATGGGAACTTCCGCAAAATGCCAGTCAGGAAGGGAAGGCCTGGGCGGAAAAAGGATACTCCTGGCAGACCCGTCTCTGGATCGACGATATGTACATGATCACGATCGTGCAGGCCGCTGCTTTTAAAGCAACGGGCAAAGCCGAATACCTGGACCGTGCAGCCCGGGAGATGGTACTTTATCTGGATGAGCTGCAGCGTCCAAACGGACTGTTCTACCATGCACCCGATGTCCCTTACTACTGGGGGCGAGGCAATGGTTGGATGGCCGCGGGTATGACTGAATTGCTGCGTATGCTTCCGAAGGATCATCCCAGTCGACCCCGTATATTAAAGGGCTACCTGACGATGATGAAGAGCCTGAAAAAACAGCAGCGCAAGAGCGGTATGTGGAATCAGTTGATAGACGAGGCAGACTGCTGGGCAGAAACCTCCGGTTCGGCGATGTTTGCCTATGCGATCATATCGGGTGTAAAGCAGGGCTGGCTAAGTGATAATCAGTATGGTCCCGTTGCCCGCAGGGCTTGGCTGGCGCTTGCAAAATATGTGGACGATCAGGGGGCAGTGTCGGAAATCTGCGTAGGTACCAATAAAAAGAACGATAAACAGTATTATTATGACCGCCCTCGCCATACTGGTGATTATCATGGGCAGGCGGCCTATATGTGGTGTATCAATGCATTGCTGGAGGGAAGCACCCCTTAG
- a CDS encoding DinB family protein → MAYLKFFENYSLEQLNHIPEGFSNNLIWNIGHIIATQHKLIHIGSDVKGHIPEEIFNNYESGTKPTVPVSQQEADLLKRLLLEQIEPTIRDFNSKKFVTYQERTTGTGFHLTSICDTFEWNNFHEGLHLGYMIRFLPIA, encoded by the coding sequence ATGGCTTACCTCAAGTTTTTTGAAAACTATTCATTGGAACAGCTCAATCACATTCCGGAAGGATTCAGTAACAACCTGATATGGAATATTGGGCACATCATTGCCACACAGCATAAATTGATTCATATCGGATCTGATGTAAAAGGGCATATTCCCGAAGAAATTTTTAACAATTATGAGTCGGGAACAAAGCCGACAGTCCCCGTATCCCAACAGGAGGCAGACTTACTGAAAAGACTGCTCCTTGAACAAATTGAGCCAACTATCCGTGATTTTAATAGCAAAAAATTTGTCACCTATCAGGAACGGACAACCGGGACAGGATTTCATCTCACTTCAATATGCGACACCTTCGAATGGAACAATTTTCATGAAGGACTTCATCTAGGCTATATGATTCGCTTTTTACCCATAGCATGA
- a CDS encoding S41 family peptidase, with product MHLNTRVLFLWLLLSLPILNYAQNCNCESNFLWVKKTFEENDAGFQYTISKKGKDAYELHNKMYLEKVKHLSNNQECATLLNQWIRFFRNGHIGVNYIGKTKKGEKVTEQNKQPIEKDLNPLNATKPLFEKINENTVYLRIPDFEITEKKAIDSIVLANRATILSTENFIIDVRNNPGGSDASYGSLIPFLYTQPIRTVGALFYSTDLNNQRMLELSQNPDFDEESKKTFKNYYEKLQANKGEYVDLFNKKVNITKMDTIQPYPKNIGIVINENNGSTTEQFLLTAMQSKKVKLYGRTTKGMLDISNVNIVTSPCGDIELYYGLSKSYRIPDFPVDDIGLQPDVYIDKTIDPSNWLDFVRDHLNGK from the coding sequence ATGCACCTGAACACACGCGTCCTATTTTTATGGCTATTGCTAAGTTTGCCTATTTTAAATTACGCCCAAAACTGCAATTGTGAATCCAATTTTTTGTGGGTAAAAAAAACTTTTGAAGAAAATGATGCCGGTTTTCAATATACCATCAGCAAGAAGGGCAAGGATGCCTATGAATTGCACAATAAAATGTATCTCGAAAAAGTTAAACACTTGTCCAACAATCAGGAATGTGCTACATTACTCAATCAATGGATCCGTTTCTTTCGTAATGGACATATCGGCGTAAATTATATTGGAAAAACAAAGAAAGGCGAAAAGGTTACCGAACAAAATAAGCAGCCTATTGAAAAGGACCTAAATCCATTAAACGCCACAAAGCCATTATTCGAAAAAATAAATGAAAACACGGTTTACCTCCGAATTCCTGATTTTGAAATAACAGAAAAAAAAGCAATTGACAGCATTGTATTAGCCAACCGAGCAACCATCTTATCGACCGAAAATTTTATTATTGATGTCAGAAATAATCCAGGCGGAAGTGATGCGAGTTATGGTAGCCTTATCCCCTTCTTATACACGCAGCCGATTAGAACCGTAGGTGCATTATTTTATTCGACAGATTTAAATAATCAACGCATGTTGGAGCTGAGTCAAAACCCCGATTTTGACGAGGAGTCTAAAAAGACGTTCAAAAACTACTACGAAAAATTGCAGGCCAATAAAGGTGAGTATGTCGATTTATTCAATAAAAAAGTAAACATAACCAAGATGGATACCATTCAGCCTTATCCCAAAAACATAGGGATCGTTATCAATGAAAATAACGGGAGCACGACAGAGCAATTTCTATTGACCGCCATGCAAAGTAAAAAGGTGAAATTATACGGTAGAACAACCAAAGGGATGCTTGATATCTCGAATGTAAATATCGTTACATCACCCTGTGGCGATATTGAACTGTACTATGGATTATCTAAAAGTTATCGTATTCCAGACTTCCCTGTAGACGACATCGGATTACAACCTGACGTATATATTGATAAAACCATTGATCCTTCGAATTGGCTAGATTTTGTGCGCGACCATCTCAATGGAAAATAA
- a CDS encoding DUF6265 family protein: MIKLCKVLVLLSIFLVFVQCMGSEHDPSENFDWLLGKWQRTNETPGKKTFEYWVKINDAEYAGLAFTLHNNDTVNQEKMALLKSDGNWQLKVKTTDEKDFIAFEMTMQKDGLFECNNDSLPFPKKITYWRDGEKLKANVAGDSLQIPFEFSKIKK, translated from the coding sequence ATGATAAAATTATGTAAAGTGCTAGTCCTCTTATCCATTTTCCTTGTTTTTGTACAATGTATGGGCAGTGAACATGACCCTTCGGAGAACTTCGACTGGTTACTGGGCAAATGGCAGCGTACCAACGAAACGCCAGGTAAAAAGACCTTTGAATATTGGGTCAAAATTAACGATGCTGAATATGCAGGCTTGGCCTTTACGCTACACAACAACGATACGGTCAATCAGGAAAAAATGGCGCTACTGAAATCCGATGGAAACTGGCAATTAAAAGTGAAAACAACCGATGAAAAGGATTTCATCGCCTTTGAAATGACCATGCAGAAAGACGGGCTATTCGAATGCAATAATGACTCCCTACCCTTCCCAAAAAAGATTACCTACTGGCGGGATGGCGAAAAGCTAAAGGCAAATGTAGCCGGCGACAGCCTGCAGATTCCTTTTGAATTCAGCAAAATCAAAAAATAA
- a CDS encoding SusC/RagA family TonB-linked outer membrane protein, whose amino-acid sequence MRNNCKLKQSRFYGFGAGKWIPCSCLLCLVALASPAAALKANVPLISTANGTVQNREITGKISDGNGQPLASVTVSVLGSKVSTASKADGTYTISVPLEAKKLVFKLLGYKSQEVDLTPSKVVNVVLSSSADELDEVVVVGYGTMRKKDLTGSVTQIHPDRIANENPKTVQDILRGSAGLNIGYDASAKGGGSIEVRGKRSVYDSNSGHNNPLLVLDGMIFYGELSEINPDDIEQIDVLKDASAAAVYGSKAASGVIIISTKKGKQGKPTINMTMNAGATQLSEYRKRFSPEAYLQHREDWYTKNTYGINPTTGLYEAYQIRDDNGNLTVPYGFYLNPGQLPSSLSLDSWRAQSTNEDGESDRSIWGRRLGLQGNALQNFLDGKTVDWADHTFRTGFNQDYNASISGARDRVNYYLSMGYLKNEGTVVSDTYKAVRANMKINAHVTNWLELGANVNFQDRSDGNIDIDIDQTLRNSPYADYADASGNPLQYPLSEQFSQRGYNYDFQRKYLELDKGYSVFNSIFNAKVKLPFNITYSFNASPRLQYFHDRYFMSAELPGSNPADRGANREQTKRFDWSLNNTISWEQSFADKHRLMVTLVQEAEEQQSWKDRIEARNILPSDALGFHNTKNGSKENSSFDSYDTHQTADALLARLFYSYDDRYMLTTSIRRDGYSAFGTPNPYATFPSVALAWNFTKEKFFKWTDVMDYGKLRVSYGKNGNRQLADPNLALANLYSGSGKMHGYLNSAGELVQYRYLMVDRLANPNLQWEKTTAWNFGLDFGFLKNRISGTLEYYLMQTHDMIMEQKLPNFTGFSSITTNLGQVDNKGIELTLNTVNLKKENLQWSTTFNFSYNKNQIVHLYKNYQDVLDADGNVVGRKEMDEISNGWFIGQPIGTIWNYQVTGIWQANEAAEAAKYGQAPGDPKVANVYTADDAVNGDSRKPVYNNNDKVFLGQTDPRFRWSMRNEFTLWKDLSFSFNIYSYMGHKSLSGNYLNNDDDGGRMAYGLANLPAKEYWTPDNPTDRYGRIEAKGPIGAEGAARLYDRSFIRLDNISVGYTLPTALTSKYNLNRVKLYGTVRNVATWTKEWEYGDPETFHPDNNPSGWASRVFTFGVNLSL is encoded by the coding sequence ATGAGAAACAATTGTAAACTAAAACAAAGTCGCTTTTATGGCTTCGGCGCAGGCAAATGGATACCCTGTTCCTGCCTGCTTTGTCTGGTCGCTCTAGCTAGTCCTGCCGCTGCATTAAAAGCCAATGTACCCCTGATTTCGACGGCAAACGGGACGGTACAGAACCGCGAAATCACAGGTAAAATATCGGACGGCAATGGGCAACCGCTGGCCTCCGTGACAGTCAGTGTGCTGGGCAGCAAGGTCAGCACAGCCTCAAAAGCTGATGGTACGTATACCATTTCGGTGCCGCTCGAAGCAAAAAAGCTGGTGTTCAAACTGTTGGGCTACAAGAGCCAGGAAGTCGACCTTACACCATCCAAGGTCGTTAATGTGGTCCTTAGTTCGTCCGCCGATGAGCTGGACGAGGTAGTGGTGGTGGGCTATGGTACCATGCGCAAAAAGGATCTGACAGGTTCCGTGACCCAGATCCATCCAGACCGCATTGCCAATGAAAACCCAAAAACCGTACAGGATATCCTCCGCGGATCGGCAGGACTGAATATCGGTTACGATGCCTCGGCAAAAGGGGGCGGCTCCATTGAAGTGCGGGGTAAACGCTCGGTCTACGATAGCAACAGCGGGCACAACAACCCCTTGCTGGTACTCGATGGCATGATTTTCTACGGCGAGCTTTCTGAAATCAATCCGGATGATATTGAGCAGATCGATGTGCTGAAAGATGCTTCGGCCGCCGCTGTTTACGGCTCGAAAGCAGCAAGTGGTGTGATTATTATCAGTACAAAAAAAGGGAAGCAGGGCAAACCGACGATCAATATGACCATGAACGCCGGAGCAACACAATTGAGTGAATATCGCAAAAGATTCAGCCCGGAAGCTTACCTGCAACACCGCGAGGATTGGTATACCAAGAATACCTACGGCATCAATCCGACAACGGGTCTATATGAGGCTTATCAGATACGGGATGATAATGGGAACCTTACTGTGCCTTACGGTTTTTACCTCAATCCGGGGCAGCTGCCTTCGTCATTATCGCTGGATTCCTGGCGCGCGCAGTCGACCAACGAGGACGGGGAGTCCGACCGAAGTATCTGGGGCCGCCGCCTGGGCCTGCAGGGAAATGCCCTGCAGAATTTTTTGGATGGGAAAACGGTCGATTGGGCCGATCATACCTTCCGAACGGGCTTTAACCAGGATTACAACGCGAGCATCAGTGGCGCGCGCGACCGCGTCAATTATTACTTGTCCATGGGATACCTGAAAAATGAGGGAACCGTTGTCAGCGATACCTACAAGGCTGTGCGGGCAAACATGAAAATCAATGCGCATGTGACCAACTGGCTAGAATTGGGCGCCAATGTGAATTTTCAGGATCGCTCCGACGGCAATATTGATATTGATATCGACCAGACATTGCGCAACAGCCCTTACGCCGATTATGCCGATGCCAGTGGCAATCCTTTACAATATCCGCTCAGTGAGCAGTTTAGCCAGCGCGGGTATAATTATGATTTTCAACGGAAATACCTGGAGCTGGACAAGGGCTATTCGGTCTTCAATTCCATTTTTAATGCGAAAGTCAAGCTGCCCTTTAACATTACCTATTCCTTTAACGCTTCGCCGCGGCTACAATATTTTCATGACCGTTATTTTATGTCGGCCGAGCTGCCGGGTTCTAATCCGGCCGATCGCGGTGCAAACCGCGAGCAGACCAAACGTTTTGACTGGTCGCTCAACAACACCATCAGCTGGGAACAGAGCTTTGCGGATAAGCACCGCCTGATGGTAACCTTGGTACAGGAGGCGGAGGAACAGCAGTCCTGGAAAGATCGTATTGAAGCGCGCAATATTTTGCCTTCGGATGCACTGGGATTTCACAATACCAAAAATGGATCAAAGGAGAATAGCAGCTTTGATAGCTACGATACGCACCAAACGGCGGATGCTTTGCTCGCCCGTTTATTTTATTCCTACGATGACCGCTATATGCTCACGACCTCGATTCGGCGGGATGGCTATTCGGCTTTTGGTACCCCCAATCCCTACGCGACTTTCCCTTCTGTGGCCCTGGCCTGGAATTTTACCAAAGAGAAATTCTTTAAATGGACCGATGTAATGGATTATGGTAAACTGCGTGTTTCCTACGGTAAAAATGGGAACCGGCAGCTGGCAGATCCCAATCTGGCGCTCGCCAACTTGTATTCGGGCAGCGGCAAGATGCATGGCTACCTCAACTCGGCTGGTGAACTGGTCCAATACCGCTACCTGATGGTAGACCGCCTGGCCAATCCGAACCTGCAATGGGAAAAAACCACGGCATGGAATTTTGGACTGGACTTTGGATTCTTAAAAAATCGCATTTCGGGTACCCTGGAATATTACCTGATGCAGACCCACGACATGATCATGGAGCAAAAACTGCCCAATTTTACAGGATTCAGCAGCATCACCACCAATCTGGGGCAAGTGGACAACAAGGGGATTGAATTGACCTTAAATACCGTCAACTTGAAAAAGGAAAATCTGCAATGGTCTACCACCTTTAATTTTTCGTACAATAAGAATCAGATTGTACATCTCTATAAGAACTACCAGGATGTACTGGATGCCGATGGAAATGTGGTTGGCCGCAAAGAAATGGACGAAATTTCGAATGGCTGGTTTATCGGGCAGCCCATCGGCACGATCTGGAATTATCAGGTTACGGGCATCTGGCAGGCCAATGAAGCTGCAGAAGCCGCTAAATATGGGCAGGCTCCAGGTGACCCGAAAGTGGCCAATGTATATACAGCAGATGATGCCGTGAATGGGGATAGCAGAAAGCCTGTGTATAATAATAACGATAAGGTCTTTCTGGGGCAGACGGATCCGCGTTTCCGCTGGTCGATGCGCAATGAGTTTACGCTATGGAAGGACCTCAGCTTTTCGTTTAATATTTATTCATACATGGGGCACAAAAGCTTGTCGGGCAATTACCTGAATAACGACGATGATGGCGGGCGCATGGCTTATGGGCTGGCCAATCTGCCAGCAAAGGAATATTGGACGCCGGACAACCCAACGGACCGCTACGGCCGTATCGAGGCTAAGGGACCGATCGGCGCGGAGGGCGCTGCGCGGCTGTATGACCGCTCGTTTATCCGGCTCGACAATATCTCGGTAGGCTATACATTACCAACGGCCTTGACCTCCAAGTATAACCTCAATCGGGTGAAGCTGTATGGGACGGTGCGGAATGTGGCCACCTGGACCAAAGAATGGGAATACGGCGATCCGGAGACTTTCCATCCTGACAACAACCCGAGCGGATGGGCCTCAAGGGTCTTTACTTTCGGTGTGAATTTATCTTTATAA
- the msrB gene encoding peptide-methionine (R)-S-oxide reductase MsrB yields MARKANPSPTKDTVVSATYKRKYQSTLKKELTPLQYDVTQHQATERAFDNAYNDEFRDGIYVDITTGEPLFVSTDKFESGCGWPSFSKPINPDLVDELVDNSHGMRRTEVRSKTGDAHLGHVFDDGPADKGGLRYCINSASLEFVPKEEMKAKGYEKYLALLDKK; encoded by the coding sequence ATGGCACGCAAAGCCAATCCTTCCCCCACCAAAGATACAGTTGTGTCAGCAACTTACAAAAGAAAGTACCAGAGCACACTCAAAAAAGAACTTACACCCCTGCAATATGATGTAACGCAACATCAGGCAACCGAGCGTGCCTTTGATAACGCATATAATGATGAGTTCAGAGATGGCATTTATGTGGATATTACTACAGGAGAGCCACTATTTGTCTCGACCGACAAGTTTGAATCAGGCTGTGGATGGCCCAGCTTTTCCAAACCGATTAATCCAGACTTAGTCGACGAATTAGTTGATAACTCCCACGGCATGCGTCGCACGGAAGTGCGTAGTAAAACCGGAGACGCTCATCTGGGACATGTCTTTGATGATGGCCCTGCCGACAAAGGCGGTCTACGCTATTGCATCAACAGTGCATCTCTTGAATTTGTGCCTAAAGAAGAAATGAAGGCCAAGGGGTATGAAAAATATCTGGCCTTACTTGACAAGAAATAA
- a CDS encoding RagB/SusD family nutrient uptake outer membrane protein encodes MVASNTDKRSMLADVANMLTPTSDNSTHQNLDRSNSLWYLWDETYKGISYANTIIKYVDQVQTLSEQDRNAYKGRAYFHRAFRYMALVFEYGDVPLVTTIIDVPKQNYRSTKRDAILQMITKDMEFAVQWVPDQKNMNLIGLINKGACRMLLAKCYLAIGEYQKAKEQTDILIDQSGYALMTESFGTFNDGGEAQTWPITRNVIWDMHRPENKLIASNREVIMGMPNRGADAESFVKMLTMRILYPFVFDSRIQTADGKQALLNIKRNSGDYNAKYDYMRAFGRGIATFRPTSFQTQGVWSVNGKPDEGDLRHSSKMGNWVRMEDYKVNNKASKDFGKPVTLKDPATGKLLCSDTIRRWYDVPHYKFFLDDPVSEANISGSDGSRGATNGGIADWYLYRLAEAYLLRAEAKYYINPADGTIKDDLNAVRQRAKCTELYQGAVSIGDIMNERARELYWEEWRNVELKRVSLCLARSGKPDEWGNAYNLDNFDKQSGTDANGGSYWYQRIMHYSLYNKGIIHVNATGLSDIKYTMDKKNMYWPIPNVAITSNIKGQLKQNYGYDGYNPATPVWDKWEDAVADEAKAE; translated from the coding sequence ATGGTGGCTAGTAATACCGACAAACGCAGCATGCTGGCGGATGTCGCCAACATGCTGACCCCGACAAGTGACAACTCTACGCATCAAAACCTCGACCGCTCCAACAGCCTCTGGTATCTGTGGGACGAAACCTACAAGGGGATCAGTTATGCCAATACCATTATCAAATATGTAGACCAGGTACAGACCTTGAGCGAGCAGGATAGGAATGCCTACAAAGGGCGGGCGTATTTCCATCGGGCTTTCCGCTATATGGCCTTGGTCTTTGAATACGGCGATGTACCTTTGGTGACGACCATCATCGACGTACCCAAACAAAATTACCGGAGCACCAAGCGTGATGCCATTCTGCAGATGATTACTAAGGATATGGAGTTTGCTGTACAATGGGTGCCTGATCAGAAAAATATGAACCTGATCGGCCTGATCAACAAGGGGGCCTGCCGCATGCTTTTGGCAAAATGTTACCTCGCCATAGGGGAGTATCAGAAAGCCAAAGAGCAGACGGATATCCTGATTGACCAGTCAGGCTATGCTCTGATGACCGAAAGCTTCGGAACCTTTAACGATGGAGGGGAGGCGCAGACCTGGCCCATCACACGTAACGTGATCTGGGATATGCACCGCCCCGAAAACAAGCTGATCGCCAGCAACCGTGAGGTGATCATGGGGATGCCCAACCGTGGTGCCGATGCGGAGTCTTTCGTTAAAATGCTGACCATGAGAATCTTATATCCCTTTGTCTTTGACAGCCGCATACAGACTGCCGATGGTAAACAGGCTTTGTTGAACATCAAACGGAACAGCGGGGATTACAATGCAAAATATGACTATATGCGCGCCTTTGGCCGCGGGATCGCAACGTTCCGCCCTACATCATTCCAGACGCAGGGCGTATGGTCTGTCAATGGCAAGCCGGATGAAGGCGACCTGCGCCACAGTTCAAAGATGGGTAACTGGGTACGGATGGAAGATTACAAAGTGAACAACAAAGCTTCCAAAGATTTTGGGAAACCGGTCACACTGAAAGATCCCGCAACGGGCAAACTCCTTTGCAGCGATACCATTCGTCGCTGGTACGATGTGCCGCATTATAAATTTTTCTTGGATGATCCTGTAAGTGAAGCCAATATCAGCGGTTCAGACGGTTCACGGGGTGCTACCAATGGGGGAATCGCCGACTGGTACCTCTATCGCCTGGCAGAGGCTTACCTTTTGCGCGCCGAAGCGAAATATTATATTAATCCGGCCGATGGAACGATAAAAGATGATTTAAATGCCGTCCGCCAGCGCGCAAAATGTACCGAGCTCTACCAGGGAGCGGTAAGCATTGGGGATATTATGAACGAGAGGGCCCGTGAGCTCTACTGGGAGGAGTGGCGCAATGTGGAATTGAAACGGGTGTCCCTCTGCTTGGCCCGTAGTGGTAAACCGGATGAATGGGGGAATGCGTACAATCTGGACAATTTTGATAAGCAGAGCGGTACAGATGCCAATGGCGGAAGTTACTGGTACCAGCGCATCATGCATTATAGCCTTTACAATAAAGGTATTATTCATGTCAATGCCACTGGGCTAAGTGATATCAAATACACGATGGATAAAAAGAATATGTATTGGCCGATTCCCAATGTCGCGATTACCTCCAATATTAAAGGGCAGCTAAAGCAAAATTACGGCTACGACGGTTATAATCCTGCTACTCCAGTATGGGATAAATGGGAGGATGCCGTAGCGGATGAAGCCAAAGCAGAATAA